A DNA window from Centropristis striata isolate RG_2023a ecotype Rhode Island chromosome 10, C.striata_1.0, whole genome shotgun sequence contains the following coding sequences:
- the gja5a gene encoding gap junction protein, alpha 5a: MGDWSLLGNFLEEVQEHSTSVGKVWLTVLFIFRILVLGTAAESSWGDEQSDFLCDTQQPGCTNVCYDSAFPIAHIRYWVLQIVFVSTPSLIYMGHAMHIVRREEKLRKKEQEEREERGEGGGDLEGEKEYLQQKESGKFMSSDGAGRIRLKGALLQTYILSILIRTVMEVTFIVVQYMIYGVFLRALYLCKSWPCPNPVNCYMSRPTEKNVFIIFMLVVAGVSLLLSVLELYHLGWKSARRCLRNRAAQKSENKAVTVAVSAALEPSTPPRPSASCTPPPDFNQCLAAPSSMNAMTSMASHPFNNRMALQQNSVNLATERHHSCDNLEDDEDFLRMRYDQAATELPNSCAPSPLLHSGFMKDKRRLSKTSGSSSRARQGDLAV, from the coding sequence ATGGGGGACTGGAGTCTCCTGGGGAATTTCCTAGAGGAGGTCCAGGAACACTCCACCTCGGTTGGGAAGGTCTGGCTCACCGTCCTCTTCATCTTTCGCATCCTGGTGTTGGGCACGGCAGCTGAGTCCTCCTGGGGTGACGAGCAGAGCGATTTCCTGTGCGACACTCAGCAGCCCGGTTGCACCAACGTGTGTTATGACAGCGCCTTCCCCATTGCCCACATCCGCTACTGGGTGCTACAGATTGTGTTTGTCTCCACGCCATCCTTAATCTACATGGGCCACGCCATGCACATTGTGCGCAGGGAGGAAAAGCTGCGgaagaaggagcaggaggaaagggaggagagaggagaaggtggaggagaCCTGGAGGGGGAGAAGGAGTACCTCCAGCAGAAGGAGAGCGGAAAATTTATGTCGTCCGATGGTGCTGGCCGCATTCGCCTGAAAGGAGCACTGCTGCAGACTTACATCCTGAGCATCTTGATCCGAACAGTGATGGAGGTGACATTTATAGTGGTGCAGTACATGATCTATGGGGTGTTCCTCAGGGCGCTGTACCTGTGCAAGTCCTGGCCCTGCCCCAACCCCGTCAACTGCTACATGTCCCGGCCCACAGAGAAGAAcgtcttcatcatcttcatgcTGGTGGTGGCTGGtgtgtctctgctgctctctgtgttGGAGCTCTACCACCTCGGCTGGAAAAGCGCCAGGAGGTGTTTACGCAACAGGGCGGCGCAGAAGAGTGAAAACAAAGCTGTGACAGTGGCCGTGTCTGCAGCCTTGGAGCCCAGCACCCCGCCTCGCCCCTCGGCCTCTTGCACCCCACCGCCTGACTTCAACCAGTGCCTGGCAGCCCCGAGCTCCATGAACGCCATGACTTCTATGGCCTCTCATCCCTTCAACAACAGGATGGCGCTGCAGCAGAACTCGGTTAACCTGGCCACCGAGCGGCATCACAGCTGTGACAACCTGGAGGACGATGAAGACTTCCTGAGGATGAGATACGACCAAGCGGCCACAGAGCTGCCCAACAGCTGCGCCCCGTCGCCTCTGCTGCACTCTGGCTTCATGAAGGACAAACGCCGCCTGAGCAAGACCAGtgggagcagcagcagggctcGCCAGGGTGACCTGGCAGTATAG
- the acp6 gene encoding lysophosphatidic acid phosphatase type 6, whose translation MRYLWTKAGVFGSVSVAFGSMLWSQKKSEPDPVASNSASADTNPSSPYELKLVQVLFRHGARTPLKSIPDVMEVQWVPTLLEPPAHTHINYEVTDLHGGPRPPAPVEDSYRKNVLTGGTFPGQLTTVGMQQLYELGKRLRKRYIEESSFLSSTFSPAEVYVRSTNIVRTIESAKCLVAGLFQQKQKEIVPILTTEAESEILYPNYHGCKLLRLLASHRWAESSTLPDIAADLQSIQDALGIAAHQHIDFILIRDDMVARETHGLPCPSVLDTWRSKVEQRAVDMICHVYEPSKSENLQLCVGPLLHTLLANIEEKLQGSASNPNRKLFLYSAHDTTLIPCLMAMGVFDMKWPPYAADITLELHQHRQTNKSFVKVSYVDQDQLIPGCSGVYCPLEEFKQVLSAYSLNSELYQSLCNSTEGSTEP comes from the exons ATGAGGTATCTTTGGACCAAAGCAGGTGTTTTCGGTTCAGTGTCAGTGGCTTTTGGTTCAATGCTGTGGTCTCAGAAAAAGAGTGAACCGGACCCAGTTGCTTCAAATAGCGCCTCTGCTGACACAAATCCCAGTTCCCCCTACGAGCTAAAATTGGTTCAAGTCCTGTTCCGACATGGCGCTCGAACACCACTGAAGTCGATACctgatgtgatggag GTCCAATGGGTGCCTACGCTCTTGGAGCCTCCAGCACACACCCACATCAACTATGAAGTAACAGATCTTCATGGCGGCCCCAGGCCCCCAGCTCCCGTCGAAGACAGCTATCGGAAAAACGTACTGACC GGTGGCACGTTCCCCGGTCAGCTGACCACAGTGGGCATGCAGCAGCTATATGAGCTGGGCAAGAGGCTGAGGAAGAGATACATCGAGGAGAGCTCTTTCCTCAGCTCCACCTTTAGTCCAGCTGAGGTCTA tgTGCGCTCCACTAACATTGTGAGGACCATTGAATCTGCCAAGTGCCTGGTAGCAGGGCTCTtccagcaaaaacaaaaag AAATTGTGCCTATTCTAACAACGGAGGCAGAATCTGAAATCCTATATCCTAACTATCATGGATGTAAGCTGCTGAGACTCCTTGCCAG cCACCGCTGGGCAGAGTCGTCCACTCTGCCAGACATTGCAGCAGACCTGCAGAGCATCCAGGACGCGTTGGGCATCGCTGCTCACCAGCACATCGACTTCATCCTCATTAGGGACGACATGGTTGCCAGAGAG ACACACGGCCTGCCCTGCCCATCAGTACTGGACACCTGGAGGAGTAAAGTGGAACAGAGAGCTGTGGACATGATCTGCCATGTATATGAACCCAGCAAGAG tgagaACTTGCAGCTGTGTGTGGGACCACTGCTGCACACATTGTTAGCCAACATCGAGGAGAAACTACAGGGCAGCGCATCCAATCCAAACAG GAAGTTGTTTTTGTACTCTGCACATGACACCACTTTGATTCCCTGTCTGATGGCTATGGGGGTTTTTGACATGAAATGGCCACCATATGCTGCCGATATCACTCTGGAGCTGCACCAACACCGGCAGACCAACAAGTCCTTTGTTAAAGTGTCGTACGTTGACCAG GATCAACTTATACCAGGCTGCAGTGGAGTCTACTGCCCCCTGGAGGAGTTCAAGCAGGTCCTCTCAGCATACTCCCTAAACTCTGAACTCTACCAATCACTTTGCAACAGCACAGAGGGCTCGACCGAACCCTGA